DNA sequence from the Chlorocebus sabaeus isolate Y175 chromosome 25, mChlSab1.0.hap1, whole genome shotgun sequence genome:
ATCAATCACTCTGTTTGGTGGGTAGCACAGACACACTGCCCCTTTATCCAATCACTATGCAGGCCCTCCCTGGGCCAGAAAGGAGAACTCTTTACAACACAGATGGTGCTATTAGTTTCAGTAAGAATGTTTGTGAAGTGCTTAATAGTTTACAGAGTCCTctaggttatttgtttttattttgccagGAACTACACTTAGATGGCAGATTTTGATCCTGGTGTTTGCACTTTCCTTCTAACTGACTAATCAACAAAGATGTGCGGAACTTGTCTCCTGGATCTATGATAAAAATGGGCCTAGAAATGTCCCGAGCTGGGAACTCACTGGTTTTTTTTTACTGGTGATGGCTTCTGATACTACCACCATCCAGAACACCAGGGACCTCTCTTGATCCCACAGACATCTTTTCATGAATATTTCCCTGGACACATTTCCTCCCTACCCAGCTGGTTGTTTAAATTGATCTTTTCATGTTAACATGTTCAGATTTTGGAGAATACACCCAGTATAGGCaggtctgttcatttttttttttttcttgttgttcattttatttagctTTAGCTTAGCCCACTTATCAGACAACTGTGTGTTGTTGAAATAGTTCACTTCTCTGTTCTACCTTCACATTACATAACTTCACCAACCTATGGTTTTTGGTTATGGAGGAAGCAAAGTCCTTTTTATCCATTGTGACTAGGTCTCTCACTTAGGACCAAGATAGGCTGTACCTCCAGCAGCCTCTTAAGTCCCTTCAACCTTGCTTTGTAGAAAACAATTCAGGCTTCCAATGGGCACTCTGAACTACTGCTTTTTCTCTGTTACTTAAACGAATTCTGTAGCCCATCTACCTTGACCAATCGCTCATTTTTTTATGGTGTCACTAGTTTGTAACAGTGTCTTCTTTACTCAGGATGCGTGCCTCTCATTGAGTCCACAAATCATCCCCCTGCAAGTCTCTTATCAGTACATCTGCCTGTTCATGCGTATGAGTAAGCTGTTAATCAGCTTTTGTTTAATATTACTATGAACATTTCAACTTCAAGTTAATATTGTAACTAGGCCTCTCCCTTAGGACCAGAACAGGCTGTACCTCCAGCAGCCCCTCAAGTCCCTTTGACCTTCCTTTGTAGAAAACAATTCAGGCTTCCAATGGGCAATCTGAGCTGCTGCTTTTTCTCCGTTACTTAAAAGAATTTTGTAGCCCACCTACCTTGACCAATCCCTTATTACTTCTCTGCACGGAAACTGATAAAAATTTATGTCTACTTCAGAGGCTAGCATCAtccctggcatttttttttttcttttaccttccaCATTGGTCCCTCTCCCACTCACCAGCCAAAGAAGAGACGACAACAATGCTTCCATTGCTCTGCTTCAGCATGGGCAAGGCAGCTACAGTCAGGACCACATAACTGAGGAAGTTGACCTCCATGCTTTTGCGCACATGGTGAATATCATCATGAAAAAGATTCAAAGAAGTGTTGGTGATGTGGTTGAGAATGAGCATGTCTAGTCCTCCTGCAAGAGATGGCTATATTAAGAAATCATCTGGGGTTGACACCTTTCCCATTCTCCTCCCAAAAGCTCTTTGGTGACCCCAAGGGCAAAGttcagaggaggagggaagagaaacagCCTTACCCATGAGCTTTCCTGCTTGGGCAACAAATTGCTCTGCGAAGGTCATGTCTTCCATGGTGCCAGCAATGTAGTGTGCTGAGGCTGCTCCAAGTTCCAGGCAGTGGGAAACCACCTGCAGTGACAAAGCAGAAATGGCATCAGTCTTAGCTGCAGACTTTTGGGGCATAGTATCTGAAGTAATGGGGGGCTTAAATGAGAGATTGCTCACAGCCCTGTTTAGGTAAGAAACGATaagtatgtttgtgtgtgtgttgccgAATATAACCCTCATGATCATCGTCCTCTCTCTGAAATATTTTCTGGAACATGGTGGGGTTTAAGTGAATAAATCATCACAGTGCTGGGGTTTAAGTTCATGATTTATGCTCATGGCTTCTGTGAATAGGTATTTCTGAAGGCAATATGAGTGTAGATGCTGGTTACTATGTGGGTAGCTCTAGGTTTGTGAATGTTTGTACATCTTTGGGTTTGTGAGTCTATGAGAGGGCATGTGCCTGGGAGTCTGCATGGGTATGAGGATACGTATTCATGAGCAGGTACTGGGATTTCAGTTTTTGAAAACATCTCTATGTATCTGTAGTTctatgtgtaaatgtgtgtgacTAGGCATGTCTGTGAGCATATATAGCTCAAGGACTCTGTTGCAGAATATAtatctctctttctcacacacacacacatgcacacacacacacgaatgaatatttaaatgcatACTTTTATATTCCTGTGGGTTTTTTGGTGTTTGAATCTATACATGAGAGTACAAAAttaagcgtgtgtgtgtgtgtgtgtgtgtgcatgtgcatctgTATATAGATCTGCGATATGCTAGCTTCTGTGTATATGTGAGCATATATAAGAACACATCTGGGCATGTGAGGGTACATGTATCTGCGGGCATGGAACCCTCACCTTCTGTAGAGTTTCTTTTGACCTCGCTGTTACCACCACGTGGGCTCCCATCTTCGCCAGATGATAAGCCATCTCTCTTCCGATCCCTTTGCTGGCCCCTGTGACAATCACTTTCTTTCCTTGGAGCATCTCTGAGGAACCCCAAAAGGAAGTGAGGACCATACCCAAGTTGGCAGCAaaattccttctccctctctggatATAGGCAGGCTTATCTCAATTTGTAACTTAAAGGTTATGAGCCCAGATCAGTTTGTCACAAACTGTGTAAATCACTGTGGGAACAGCCCACGTCTTTCATAAACATGCTCTGAAGTGGGAAGTTTGGGCTGACAGCCTCCCTACTGTCATTTCTAAAAACCTCCATGGAAAGAGATCATAGGATGAGGCCAGAAAAGTCATACATGGTTCAGCTAAAATGCTGGAGTTCCAGACATTTCTGGACTCTTTCAATTTTGCTCAATTGAAAGTATATTTAACAAGGAATCAAAACACATGTGTTCATAGAAATTCCAGGGGTTTTCCCTCACTTCTATGTAGTCATCAtctccagagatttttttttctttgcctcccACTTATCAGTCTCTTCATAGAGCCCAATTAGCTGGCTGAGTTGTGAATTTGGGTATTACTCTCATTTTTGTAGAATATTTGAAATTGCTTTCCATTAAGGGTGCCAAATAAAGCATGGCCTATTTGGCAAGATTTTGGCTACACGATTACCCTCCCTACACATTCCCCCCTGCCCACAGCCTGTAGCTGGAGGACACAAAAGTACTGTTTTACCTCAGGGTTCCCTCATTTTCACCAACTTTGAGGATCAAGAACCATCTTGGTCCTCAGGAACACTAAGCACCCCTGTGTTTTTAAAACCTATTCCTCCAAAGTGAGACACATGGGTACTTACCTGGTCTGAATTCCTCATATGCAGAATAGTAGTAGTAGGCCATGAAGAGCCCCAGAATGGGGAGgagatattttttcataaaagccATCCGACAGGGAGCTGGCCTGAAGACTCCTGtaggacacacagagagaacCTACAGAGCTTTCTACAACCTCCTAAGCAGGCAGCAGCCTCTGAATTGTGACATCAGGGACGGGGGAGGCTGGAGTAGTCTCAGGCAGTGCTAGCCAATTTCCCTGTCAGAGCAGCGATTGGCTTTGGGTGGGATCCCATTCGTCCCTGGCAGCCTGTGTGGTGGATTTCATAATGGACAATGTTTACTCCATTTCATTGAGCAAGAGGAGACTTCCAGATGGCCAAGCTCATGACTGTACAGGACTGGATTCCTGAGCATCCCTACCCAAGTCCATCTTACTCTTAACACCATTTACACCAGGGATCAATGATCTTTCAAAAGTGATTtgtcaaagacagagagagaggagtgcATGTAGGGCTTCTGGGGGGAAATGTGAGTAATAGCAAAGAGAGCCAAACTCAAGCCAAATCTCACTTTCAGtccccctagtcccccacccagtcggaagcaattaaaaataacagcacaaaacagcaaaataagcttaagaaaaaaaatgtgcacattttgggaaaaaataatgaaagcaaacAAGCTCTATAAGCCCCACACTCAAGTTCAATGAAAAAGTATTACAACATCAAAGGAGAAATTGcaagccagccagaacccagaTGGCGGGAAATCCAAGACTGGTTCAAGACTCTAAGGCAAGTGCAATGGATCGTACACTTATTACtttaacagagaacaaagaagaaataatgagtGACAAAAAAGGCACTAAACTATTAAACTGGGTCTTGTAAATTCTGTAGAGGAACAAGAAGCATGGAGAAGATGCTAGGAAGAGGCGACCTgatgtagaagaaaaaagaactagCATTAGGCAAGTGAAACTAGCTGGGGATGCCCACACCAGCTAAAAATAGATCTAGTAACAGTAAAAGGATGAGGGTGGTGAGAAACTCCTAGCAATTTAGAATTTATTATCAGGGAATATAAAAATAACCACCTCAGTATGTCCGTAGCATGAATTCATGAAGGAACAATCCTCAAAGAATTTAAGCTGTATCATTGTTTTTTTCAACTTAAAACCAACCAATCAAATCATGGAAATTACCCCATCACAATGCAATCCTGCGTTCTGTAAGTTATCAGTAGAGCagggaaaaaatttaaatgtgataATAAGTATCAGTGCTTTGGAGGAGGGATAGGAGTTGGGAGTAGTGGGG
Encoded proteins:
- the HSD11B1 gene encoding 11-beta-hydroxysteroid dehydrogenase 1 isoform X1, whose amino-acid sequence is MAFMKKYLLPILGLFMAYYYYSAYEEFRPEMLQGKKVIVTGASKGIGREMAYHLAKMGAHVVVTARSKETLQKVVSHCLELGAASAHYIAGTMEDMTFAEQFVAQAGKLMGGLDMLILNHITNTSLNLFHDDIHHVRKSMEVNFLSYVVLTVAALPMLKQSNGSIVVVSSLAGKVAYPMVAAYSASKFALDGFFSSIRKEYSLAKVNVSITLCVLGLIDTDTAMKAVSGIINMQAAPKEECALEIIKGGALRQEEVYYDSSLWTTLLLRNPCRKILEFLYSSTYNMDRFTKN
- the HSD11B1 gene encoding 11-beta-hydroxysteroid dehydrogenase 1 isoform X2, encoding MAFMKKYLLPILGLFMAYYYYSAYEEFRPEMLQGKKVIVTGASKGIGREMAYHLAKMGAHVVVTARSKETLQKVVSHCLELGAASAHYIAGTMEDMTFAEQFVAQAGKLMGGLDMLILNHITNTSLNLFHDDIHHVRKSMEVNFLSYVVLTVAALPMLKQSNGSIVVVSSLADTAMKAVSGIINMQAAPKEECALEIIKGGALRQEEVYYDSSLWTTLLLRNPCRKILEFLYSSTYNMDRFTKN